From the Solanum pennellii chromosome 4, SPENNV200 genome, one window contains:
- the LOC107017340 gene encoding delta(12)-fatty-acid desaturase FAD2-like yields MGGGGNMTKIEQKIKVPLSKPPFKLSELKKAIPPHCFQRSLVRSFSYVVRDITLVFVLGYIAANYIYVLPSPYYYLAWPIYWFVLGSAFTGIWVLAHECGHHGFSNYQWIDDTVGFILYTSICVPYFSWKRTHHRHHSITGSLEYDEVYVPRLKSELRWFSKYFNNLPGRIIAFTTTLTVGWPSYMAINASGRPYDRFASHYNPYSPMYNDSERLLIYLSDVGLISIIYIWYRIAMVKGLAWVVCMYVAPLQIMSILVVVLTYLNHTHALVPHYDSSEWDWLRGTLATVDRDFGILTNVFHNVTDTHVLHHLFTTIPHYHAMEATKAIKPILGDYYNFDSTPVYKAIWKNINECIYVEKNEETFDRGVFWYKNKL; encoded by the coding sequence TAAAGTACCACTATCAAAGCCCCCTTTTAAACTTAGTGAACTCAAGAAGGCTATTCCTCCTCACTGCTTTCAACGATCTCTCGTTCGCTCCTTCTCCTACGTTGTCCGTGATATCACACTAGTGTTTGTATTAGGGTATATCGCTGCGAATTACATCTATGTCCTTCCATCCCCATATTATTACCTAGCATGGCCTATTTATTGGTTTGTTCTAGGTAGTGCTTTCACAGGAATATGGGTCCTTGCTCATGAATGTGGCCACCATGGCTTTAGCAATTATCAATGGATAGATGACACGGTTGGTTTTATCTTATATACCTCGATTTGTGTGCCTTACTTTTCATGGAAACGTACTCATCATCGTCATCACTCCATTACTGGTTCCCTTGAATATGATGAAGTCTATGTACCTAGGCTTAAATCCGAACTACGATGGTTCTCCAAATATTTCAACAATCTACCAGGACGAATAATCGCGTTCACCACCACCCTTACGGTTGGTTGGCCTTCTTACATGGCCATCAATGCGTCCGGTAGACCTTATGATCGTTTTGCAAGTCACTATAATCCATATAGTCCAATGTATAATGATAGTGAGAGGCTACTAATATACTTGTCAGACGTGGGTctaatttcaattatttatatatggtaTCGAATCGCGATGGTAAAAGGGCTAGCTTGGGTTGTATGCATGTATGTAGCGCCCCTTCAAATAATGAGCATACTAGTAGTGGTACTAACTTATTTGAACCACACACATGCATTAGTCCCACATTATGATTCTTCAGAATGGGATTGGCTAAGAGGAACTCTAGCTACCGTAGATAGAGACTTTGGTATACTAACTAACGTTTTTCATAACGTTACAGATACTCATGTTTTGCATCATTTATTCACGACCATACCACATTATCATGCAATGGAGGCAACAAAAGCTATCAAGCCAATACTTGGAGATTACTATAATTTTGATAGTACACCAGTTTATAAAGCGATATGGAAGAATATAAATGAGTGCATCTATgtggaaaaaaatgaagaaacttTTGATAGAGGTGTTTTTTGGTATAAAAACAaactctaa